The following are encoded together in the Mycteria americana isolate JAX WOST 10 ecotype Jacksonville Zoo and Gardens chromosome 2, USCA_MyAme_1.0, whole genome shotgun sequence genome:
- the C2H18orf63 gene encoding uncharacterized protein C18orf63 homolog, which yields MNDTRHQSLFFVSLPELQKLCATTVTLSSQIPETESRSTQIKICRQLLFLHQEILSAPVIGTLNQISVVMAIPFYKSGICQAYIEKQGATLEAPQTVSPAILQTCLSYTLTARLAPRWNKAGHLLVQGKDFLSHSGRQNAVVIDLNVSERQLCISVEACSIQLPPPELGDFDISANTLKLFDSSENTVIHQHSILSNWCYVLPSMKMGQIINISHVIPTESPFHSYKEFQMHWKNLYGYILPEDLEETKIYFSVYFKPLGERFFTYPLSCIRSQPVQYFPRTDSESVLNSFLSDMKCHLSHLCGFPVKMTSKALYATREFSRAPEIKPKHMKLAGEMVCVVSLTQAPPRKQTLPRISSSCSMENSHWMERLIKEPQTQTFSSSSKGKEKVSIEATEKSMNNRQIPGVPELPVVKSLGMPVISASELSPQKISKIIPIFKGKLMQINGKTTNQMGGKKRENAERHSPIKIMGVSSSMLTVCKSSITEVYKPIQNMSVKNPTHSSVLQVMNAKKYAKHGIPVFRWKTESGGQMTNSDFSDNSASGGNSSEVNHKKANSPSFLKNVGSVLQKSNINLSLNTYASPTSSARRGKKFASQNTMQVLEKQHQSKEVHLQICKLDNGMTNSGLSQEQTKRSNEGAGLNIHESVLNDTVCIAKNEENKAACHSKDYITKTTSHHFKSNFEQMITGNEYLTCETLTSEPTSSIKESNLEASLKKGCARRRQKEEGYSKLKKSKRSKPSI from the exons ATGAATGACACCAGGCACCAGTCCCTGTTCTTTGTCAGTCTGCCAGAGCTACAAAAACTCTGTGCCACTACAGTAACACTGAGTTCTCAGATACCAGAAACTGAGTCAAGGAGTACACAGATAAAGATTTGCAG ACAGTTATTATTCCTGCATCAAGAGATCCTTTCTGCACCTGTTATTGGAACACTAAATCAAATTTCAGTTGTAATGGCG ataccATTTTACAAATCAGGAATATGTCAAGCCTACATAGAGAAACAAGGAGCTACC CTGGAAGCACCACAAACAGTTAGTCCAGCCATTCTCCAAACCTGTCTCTCCTACACACTTACAGCCAGACTTGCACCCAGATGGAACAAGGCTGGTCATCTCTTGGTGCAAG gaaaagattttttgtCTCATTCAGGAAGGCAAAATGCTGTTG ttatagACCTCAATGTATCAGAGAGACAGCTTTGCATCAGTGTTGAGGCTTGCTCAATTCAGTTGCCACCCCCTGAG ctgGGAGATTTTGATATTTCAGCAAACACCTTAAAGCTGTTTGACAGCAGTGAAAATACAGTTATTCACCAACATTCCATATTAAGTAACTGGTGCTATGTTTTGCCAAG CATGAAAATGGGTCAGATCATAAACATCAGCCACGTAATTCCTACAGAATCTCCTTTCCATTCATATAAAGAATTTCAGATGCACTGGAAGAATCTG tatggaTATATTCTTCCAGAAGATCTTGAAGAGACAAAAATATACTTCAGTGTTTACTTCAAGCCACTAGGGGAAAGGTTCTTTAC GTACCCTTTAAGTTGCATTCGAAGTCAGCCAGTGCAGTATTTCCCTAGAACAGATTCAGAAAGTGTGTtgaactcttttctttctgacatgAAGTGTCATCTTTCCCATCTGTGTGGATTTCCAGTAAAGATGACAAGTAAAGCACTTTATGCTACACGGGAATTCTCCAGAGCTCCG GAAATAAAACCTAAGCATATGAAATTGGCTGGTGAGATGGTTTGTGTAGTATCTCTAACGCAGGCTCCTCCAAGAAAACAGACTTTGCCTAGAATTTCTTCATCATGCAGTATGGAAAACAGCCACTGGATGGAGCGTTTGATCAAAGAGCCACAAACACAGACTTTTTCGAGTAGCAGTAAGGGTAAAGAAAAGGTTAGCATTGAAGCAACAGAGAAATCAATGAATAATAGGCAAATACCAGGAGTACCAGAGTTACCAGTTGTGAAATCTTTAGGAATGCCTGTAATTTCAGCCTCTGaactctccccccaaaaaatcagcaaaattataccaattttcaaaggaaagttgATGCAAATTAATGGAAAGACCACAAATCAGATgggtgggaagaaaagagaaaatgctgaaagACATTCACCAATAAAAATTATGGGTGTTTCATCTTCTATGCTGACTGTGTGCAAGTCCAGCATAACTGAGGTTTACAAACCCATTCAAAATATGTCAGTCAAAAATCCTACTCATAGCAGCGTACTTCAGGTAATGAACGCGAAAAAGTATGCAAAACATGGAATACCTGTATTTCGATGGAAAACAGAATCTGGTGGACAAATGACtaattctgatttttctgatAACTCAGCTTCAGGTGGGAATTCAAGTGAAGTCAATCACAAAAAGGcaaattctccttcctttcttaaaaatgttgGGTCAGTGCTTCAGAAATCGAACATTAATCTGAGTCTGAATACATATGCATCGCCTACTTCCAgtgcaagaaggggaaaaaagtttgcaAGTCAAAATACCATGCAAGTTCTTGAGAAACAACACCAGTCAAAAGAAGTACATTTGCAGATTTGTAAATTAGACAATGGAATGACAAATTCTGGTTTATCACAGGAACAAACAAAGAGATCAAATGAAGGAGCAGGGTTAAATATTCATGAATCTGTCTTAAATGATACAGTATGCATTgccaaaaatgaagaaaataaagcagcatgcCATTCTAAGGACTATATCACTAAGACAACCAGTCATCATTTCAAATCTAACTTTGAACAG ATGATTACAGGGAATGAGTATCTGACATGTGAAACACTGACATCAGAACCGACTTCTTCAATCAAGGAGAGCAACCTGGAAGCATCTCTAAAGAAGGGCTGTGCCAGAAGAAGACAG AAAGAAGAAGGTTATTCAAAGTTAAAGAAATCCAAAAGAAGTAAGCCTTCTATTTAG